A region from the Pseudomonas cucumis genome encodes:
- a CDS encoding GNAT family N-acetyltransferase translates to MLSYWRAWRESGWVPIDATVYTQAWQQFGGSVATHPEVVERLAGLVGIPVRYLGWFVDGELCAAMPTWGRHVALSKDVLKREGKRGLLDLGNAEIILPVAEDAQVRLRHHARYVSELNAPNITGLAEQPEGLALAREPEDYSKKFRYNQRRDQRLLEEAGGIIRPMLELSASEQATIYADLFQRRWNFEAPGKARLSEVFSLLREFMTGSLIYLNDEPVAIQILYRVEAPKWVSLEYINGGVDPQNREFSPGSVLSFVNTQAAWEQARAVGKPLRYSFGRADREYKDRWCHRVPVYRV, encoded by the coding sequence ATTTTGAGTTACTGGCGGGCCTGGAGAGAAAGCGGCTGGGTACCCATTGATGCAACGGTTTATACCCAGGCCTGGCAACAGTTTGGCGGCAGCGTGGCGACTCATCCCGAAGTCGTTGAGCGCCTGGCTGGGCTGGTAGGCATCCCGGTGCGTTATCTGGGCTGGTTCGTCGACGGTGAATTGTGCGCCGCGATGCCGACCTGGGGCCGTCATGTGGCCTTGTCCAAGGACGTGCTCAAGCGTGAAGGCAAACGTGGCCTGCTCGATCTCGGCAATGCCGAGATCATCCTGCCGGTTGCCGAAGATGCTCAGGTTCGTCTGCGGCATCACGCGCGTTATGTGTCCGAACTCAATGCCCCAAACATCACCGGTCTCGCTGAGCAACCTGAAGGCCTGGCGCTGGCTCGTGAACCAGAGGACTACAGCAAGAAGTTTCGCTACAACCAGCGTCGTGACCAGCGTTTGCTTGAAGAGGCGGGTGGCATCATCCGACCGATGCTGGAGCTGAGCGCCAGCGAACAGGCGACCATCTATGCCGACCTGTTCCAGCGCCGCTGGAACTTTGAAGCACCGGGCAAGGCGCGTCTTTCTGAAGTGTTCAGCCTGTTGCGTGAGTTCATGACCGGGTCCTTGATTTACCTGAACGACGAGCCGGTGGCGATCCAGATTCTGTACCGGGTCGAGGCACCCAAGTGGGTCAGCCTGGAATACATTAACGGCGGTGTCGATCCGCAGAACCGCGAGTTCAGCCCCGGCAGTGTCCTCAGTTTCGTCAACACCCAAGCCGCGTGGGAGCAGGCCCGAGCTGTGGGCAAGCCGCTGCGTTACTCGTTCGGCCGCGCCGATCGCGAATACAAGGATCGCTGGTGTCACCGGGTTCCGGTCTACCGGGTTTGA
- a CDS encoding BUD32 family EKC/KEOPS complex subunit: MQTLDHTAYLNMREGADVLEADGKGDKVLCLADGSMLKLFRRKRLLTSALWAPYARRFADNCRALRERSIECPTVRQIYRIPSIERDAVHYDPLPGRTLRQLLGSDDNESLRAQLGEFIARLHENGIYFRSAHLGNVVLTPENTLGLIDIADLRTYRKPLRKGLRLRNFKHMLRYRQDREWLLKDNQFLEHYLNHQRVCNGRELSLALTPLSP, encoded by the coding sequence ATGCAAACGCTCGACCATACCGCTTATCTCAACATGCGCGAGGGCGCCGACGTTCTCGAGGCCGATGGTAAAGGGGATAAAGTCTTGTGCCTGGCCGATGGCTCGATGCTCAAGCTGTTTCGCCGTAAACGCCTGCTGACTTCTGCGCTTTGGGCGCCTTACGCCCGGCGCTTCGCCGACAACTGCCGAGCACTGCGCGAACGCAGTATCGAATGCCCAACGGTTCGCCAGATTTATCGCATCCCCAGCATCGAGCGCGATGCCGTGCATTACGACCCCCTACCCGGTCGCACTCTGCGTCAATTGCTGGGCAGCGACGATAACGAATCTCTTCGGGCACAACTGGGTGAGTTCATTGCACGCCTGCATGAGAACGGCATTTACTTTCGCTCCGCGCACCTGGGCAATGTGGTATTGACGCCTGAAAACACGCTCGGGCTGATCGACATCGCCGACCTGCGCACCTATCGCAAACCACTGCGCAAAGGCCTGCGCCTGCGTAATTTCAAGCATATGCTGCGCTATCGCCAGGATCGCGAGTGGCTACTCAAGGACAACCAGTTCCTTGAGCATTACCTGAACCATCAACGTGTGTGCAATGGACGGGAACTGAGCCTGGCGCTCACCCCCTTAAGCCCTTAA
- a CDS encoding glycosyltransferase family protein: MSAPRSDASVFQAEGCWAQKARELDRYRWKLLRERHGRFGSLLRLVRDVLVDVAVGVRAKACLSGSVVAAPCEVLLLHSAPKSMALQRKNILIEGLRKRGHHLTEAALRSPSDACAQRMLLAPPQSVPLRYLVYAAHAQWLVMTYSPKVLINERNGSLHAPFLRLALAARGARLLQLAHATTLESSRRLGMNDYDYYGVFGHSSLVALQERTLRFGESTVVLIGSYLADETYDLPVADPALQTLLILGVGPDREKEPGYQRTYQLLRDWAGQHPHYRVLFKRHPRSKAQFWSDAAAQLANIDLLDSKCSLADALAQASVVVNIMSNAGIEAGLAGRPVIHVNAGSDVDIFSHSLFFGPQVRDEHEFSRQLQALEQDYPGHVAQARRFADYHLVYGSQGLAKTIQLVDNLLRGADPARDFETFRLSAAG, encoded by the coding sequence GTGAGCGCACCACGGTCTGACGCAAGTGTGTTCCAGGCTGAAGGATGCTGGGCACAAAAAGCGCGTGAGCTGGACCGTTACCGCTGGAAGCTGCTGCGCGAGCGTCATGGTCGCTTTGGTAGCCTTTTGCGCCTGGTTCGTGATGTGCTGGTGGATGTGGCGGTCGGGGTACGCGCCAAGGCGTGCTTGAGTGGTTCGGTCGTCGCTGCACCCTGTGAGGTGCTGTTGCTGCATTCGGCACCAAAGTCCATGGCGTTGCAGCGCAAGAATATTCTGATCGAAGGCCTGCGTAAGCGCGGGCACCACCTGACAGAGGCAGCGTTACGTTCTCCGTCGGACGCCTGCGCCCAGCGCATGCTCCTGGCGCCGCCGCAGTCTGTGCCGCTGCGTTATCTGGTGTACGCCGCCCATGCCCAGTGGTTGGTGATGACGTATTCGCCCAAGGTGCTGATCAACGAACGCAACGGTAGTCTTCATGCGCCGTTCCTGCGCTTGGCATTGGCTGCGCGCGGTGCCCGACTGCTGCAACTGGCCCATGCCACGACGCTGGAATCTTCACGGCGACTGGGGATGAACGATTACGACTATTACGGCGTCTTTGGCCATAGTTCGCTGGTCGCTTTGCAAGAAAGAACATTGCGGTTCGGTGAGTCGACGGTGGTGCTGATCGGTTCTTACCTCGCCGATGAAACTTATGATCTGCCAGTTGCCGATCCTGCTCTCCAGACGTTGTTAATACTGGGAGTGGGTCCTGATCGGGAAAAAGAACCGGGCTACCAGCGCACTTATCAGTTACTGCGCGACTGGGCCGGGCAGCATCCGCATTATCGCGTGCTGTTCAAGCGTCATCCGCGCAGCAAGGCGCAATTCTGGAGCGATGCCGCTGCGCAGTTAGCCAACATCGACTTGCTGGATAGCAAGTGTTCACTGGCGGACGCTCTAGCGCAGGCCAGCGTTGTCGTCAATATCATGTCCAATGCTGGTATCGAGGCAGGGCTGGCGGGGCGGCCGGTAATCCATGTGAATGCGGGCAGCGATGTGGATATCTTCTCTCACTCACTGTTTTTTGGGCCTCAAGTGCGCGATGAGCATGAGTTTTCCCGCCAGTTGCAAGCGCTTGAGCAGGATTATCCGGGGCATGTGGCCCAGGCCCGGCGTTTTGCCGATTACCACTTGGTATACGGTTCTCAGGGTTTGGCAAAGACCATTCAACTGGTTGATAACTTGCTGCGAGGCGCAGACCCTGCGCGTGACTTCGAGACCTTCAGGCTGTCTGCCGCCGGCTGA
- a CDS encoding glycosyltransferase family 2 protein: MRLTDVLISVVIPAYNYAKTLPRAVKSVLAQLGDAQAELLVIDDGSTDATPQVLEQLLTEHAGCFRALRKPNGGLSSVRNRGIEEARGQYLIFLDADDEMAPGALAALTRHISSNPDSRLIIGGHWSVFDDGRRVQHAVKPLPATPRQRVRGYLLDKTVSLSNGACAMHREVFAPGNYPEHLRNVEDIPVFAQVLARFPCSVLDQSLALIYKHDDSMRHDLKQSLAAGVGMVDEVFSSARMPQELQDLRQAFLAQRCLSLFRDCYSAGDYVNAKAFYARAVRADLRSLTRWSYARKAIRLLFK; the protein is encoded by the coding sequence ATGCGGTTGACTGACGTGCTGATCAGTGTCGTTATTCCAGCTTATAACTACGCCAAAACCCTGCCGCGTGCGGTGAAATCGGTGTTGGCGCAGTTGGGTGATGCCCAGGCTGAGTTGTTGGTGATCGATGACGGCTCCACTGACGCGACGCCGCAAGTTCTGGAGCAGCTCCTGACTGAACATGCCGGATGCTTTAGAGCTCTGCGCAAACCCAATGGTGGTTTGTCCTCGGTGCGTAATCGTGGGATAGAGGAGGCTCGGGGGCAGTATCTGATCTTCCTCGATGCCGATGATGAGATGGCGCCTGGTGCGCTGGCTGCGTTGACCCGGCATATCTCCAGCAATCCTGACAGCCGTTTGATCATTGGCGGTCACTGGTCGGTATTCGACGACGGTCGTCGTGTCCAGCACGCCGTCAAACCCTTGCCAGCCACCCCGCGCCAGCGTGTGCGTGGCTACTTGCTGGACAAGACGGTATCGCTGTCCAACGGCGCCTGCGCGATGCATCGCGAAGTGTTTGCGCCGGGCAACTATCCTGAGCACCTGCGCAACGTTGAAGATATTCCAGTGTTTGCTCAGGTGCTGGCGCGTTTCCCGTGCAGTGTGCTCGATCAGTCGCTGGCGCTGATCTACAAGCATGACGACAGCATGCGCCATGACCTCAAGCAAAGCCTTGCGGCGGGCGTTGGGATGGTTGACGAGGTATTTTCCTCGGCCCGAATGCCTCAGGAATTGCAGGACTTGCGCCAGGCTTTCCTGGCTCAGCGCTGCCTGTCATTGTTCCGCGATTGCTACAGTGCCGGCGATTATGTCAACGCCAAGGCTTTTTACGCCCGCGCCGTGCGCGCCGATCTGCGCTCGCTCACTCGCTGGTCCTATGCCCGCAAGGCCATCCGGTTGTTGTTCAAGTGA
- a CDS encoding PIG-L deacetylase family protein — protein MSARKQQLLKRHRQRKRVVLIGALLAALLFGIFVAWWPLPLFLLLGWITHEAWFADHLFYAPGDDYRYDFPAGTPQFPATLVNGVLQVTGDFGLAQTLVLQVRVKSHWLGRFLDPQVWIGDDRQDLERGVAGERFLNLSGQGSALAAGTLTLRGRFCSLVPQATLHALSNPDFGQQRLLIIAPHADDAELAAFGLYSRASEVAIVTLTQGEIEAENYRDMGLDTAQAARLKGRLRSWDSLAVPLWGGVPQQQCVQLGYYCLQLDAMAQQPEQSFGSRESGESDIRNVRRHNALSLPGDVDGQPHWRNLVADLARLLEHHQPDAVLTPHPELDPHSDHVASTRALLEAIELSTWRPRTLLLYANHLHDNDRWPMGPADYGIALPPTIEPLPADGLWSPLLDAPTRMDKAMVLGMQHDLQGRPPLKRRLRRVIQRLLAGRRWPRTGEDEFFRKAVRRHELFWVRPLDAPPQDDRR, from the coding sequence ATGAGCGCACGCAAACAACAATTGCTTAAACGCCATCGCCAGCGCAAACGCGTGGTGCTGATCGGGGCGTTGTTGGCTGCATTACTATTTGGCATTTTTGTCGCGTGGTGGCCGTTGCCGCTGTTCCTGCTGCTGGGCTGGATCACCCATGAAGCCTGGTTCGCCGACCATCTGTTCTATGCCCCGGGCGACGATTATCGCTATGACTTCCCGGCGGGTACGCCGCAATTCCCCGCCACCTTGGTCAATGGTGTCTTGCAGGTTACGGGCGACTTTGGTCTGGCACAAACCCTGGTTTTGCAGGTGCGGGTCAAGAGCCATTGGCTGGGTCGCTTTCTTGACCCCCAGGTATGGATCGGTGACGACCGTCAAGATCTGGAGCGCGGTGTTGCGGGAGAGCGTTTTCTCAATCTGTCAGGGCAAGGCTCGGCGCTGGCAGCCGGGACCCTGACATTACGTGGACGCTTTTGCAGCCTGGTGCCACAGGCGACTTTACACGCCCTGAGTAATCCGGATTTTGGCCAGCAGCGTCTGCTAATCATCGCCCCCCATGCCGATGATGCCGAACTGGCAGCTTTTGGTCTCTATAGTCGGGCGTCCGAGGTGGCTATCGTCACACTGACGCAAGGCGAGATTGAGGCCGAAAACTATCGCGATATGGGCCTCGACACCGCTCAGGCCGCCCGACTCAAGGGGCGCCTGCGCAGTTGGGACAGCCTGGCAGTGCCGCTGTGGGGCGGGGTGCCGCAACAGCAGTGTGTGCAATTGGGCTACTACTGCTTGCAACTGGATGCGATGGCGCAGCAGCCGGAGCAAAGCTTCGGCTCCCGGGAGTCGGGGGAGAGCGATATACGCAATGTGCGTCGGCACAATGCCCTGAGCCTGCCGGGTGACGTCGATGGTCAGCCCCATTGGCGCAACCTGGTGGCTGATCTGGCGCGTCTGCTTGAGCATCACCAGCCCGATGCGGTGCTGACGCCTCATCCCGAACTGGATCCCCACAGCGACCATGTCGCCAGCACTCGCGCCTTGTTGGAGGCGATTGAACTCAGTACCTGGCGCCCGCGTACCCTGCTGCTCTATGCCAATCACCTGCACGACAACGACCGCTGGCCGATGGGCCCGGCGGATTATGGCATTGCCCTGCCGCCGACCATCGAACCGTTGCCAGCTGATGGGCTATGGAGCCCGTTGCTGGACGCGCCAACCCGCATGGACAAAGCCATGGTCTTGGGCATGCAGCACGACTTGCAGGGCCGTCCACCGCTCAAAAGACGTCTGCGCCGGGTGATTCAGCGATTGTTGGCCGGGCGTCGCTGGCCCCGCACAGGTGAAGACGAGTTCTTCCGCAAAGCGGTGCGCCGACACGAACTTTTCTGGGTGCGTCCGCTGGATGCCCCTCCACAGGATGACCGCCGCTGA
- a CDS encoding O-antigen ligase family protein, whose protein sequence is MLTGMKKIIGKDVLEMWASIGFLVLLCGAWVLPDNKLYHQMMIFLLWLPALLALFHRDFRAMLKQPECILFAIFAAWTLLVLMVEGGNNIFGKSKVTLYVALTLLGVLLAAQNRKWRFESMLLYASIIGGFFAAASWVYFYDVSAQPFSDRLIAIGLWDTAIMAAHAVGGLLILGVFTLQTKRFNPWALVLLLIPALGYALFLGFSQTRGVWIGLLACLFVMGVARPSRLGGGLIILVVLGLASIAVFKPEILLQRGVSFRPELWSGGVQLMLDHWGMGLGFHEYLIPVPEIGQAFKHPHNLFLDIGVRLGVPGLLLFGWLWLAVGWRGWVSRAQPLGQVLLALWVFSGASLMTDGIGLWLKPNADWLITWLPIALSIVLATRGSNETKGSVWSVSTPDVPGPVAKC, encoded by the coding sequence ATGCTGACGGGAATGAAGAAAATTATCGGTAAGGATGTCCTGGAAATGTGGGCGTCTATCGGTTTTCTTGTGCTGCTGTGTGGGGCGTGGGTACTGCCGGACAATAAGCTTTATCACCAAATGATGATTTTCCTGCTGTGGCTGCCTGCCTTGTTGGCGCTGTTCCACCGGGATTTTCGCGCGATGCTCAAACAACCGGAGTGCATCCTCTTTGCTATCTTCGCGGCCTGGACGTTATTGGTGCTGATGGTTGAGGGCGGTAATAACATCTTTGGCAAAAGCAAGGTGACGCTCTATGTGGCCCTTACCCTGTTAGGCGTGCTACTGGCTGCACAGAACCGCAAGTGGCGGTTCGAGTCCATGTTGTTGTACGCATCGATTATTGGCGGTTTTTTTGCTGCAGCTTCCTGGGTCTACTTTTATGACGTGTCCGCTCAACCTTTCAGCGACAGGCTGATTGCCATTGGCCTGTGGGACACTGCAATCATGGCCGCGCATGCGGTGGGGGGCTTGCTGATTCTTGGCGTCTTCACGTTGCAGACCAAGCGCTTCAACCCCTGGGCGCTGGTGTTGCTGCTGATTCCGGCGCTGGGATATGCGCTATTCCTGGGCTTTAGCCAAACACGCGGTGTGTGGATCGGCTTGTTGGCCTGTCTATTCGTGATGGGAGTGGCGCGACCGTCGCGCCTGGGAGGCGGGCTGATCATTCTGGTGGTCCTGGGGTTGGCATCCATTGCTGTATTCAAGCCGGAAATTCTCTTGCAACGCGGCGTTTCTTTCCGCCCTGAGCTATGGAGCGGCGGCGTTCAATTGATGCTGGATCATTGGGGGATGGGATTGGGATTCCATGAGTACCTGATTCCTGTCCCTGAAATCGGACAGGCATTCAAACATCCCCATAACCTGTTCCTGGATATCGGTGTGCGTCTCGGTGTACCTGGGCTCCTGCTATTCGGCTGGCTGTGGCTGGCGGTTGGCTGGCGTGGCTGGGTTTCGCGCGCGCAGCCACTGGGGCAGGTGTTGCTGGCACTCTGGGTGTTTTCCGGGGCGTCATTGATGACCGATGGCATTGGTCTCTGGCTCAAGCCCAATGCGGACTGGTTGATCACCTGGTTGCCGATTGCCTTGAGTATCGTGTTGGCCACTCGTGGGAGCAATGAAACCAAAGGTTCCGTCTGGAGTGTTTCAACCCCTGATGTTCCTGGTCCGGTAGCGAAGTGCTAA
- the hldE gene encoding bifunctional D-glycero-beta-D-manno-heptose-7-phosphate kinase/D-glycero-beta-D-manno-heptose 1-phosphate adenylyltransferase HldE, with translation MKLSMPRFDQAPVLVVGDVMLDRYWHGGTSRISPEAPVPVVKVEQIEDRPGGAANVALNIAALGAPASLVGVTGDDEAADSLVNSLKGAGVRALFQRIAHQPTIVKLRVMSRHQQLLRIDFEEPFSTDALALGEQVDELLEGIKVLVLSDYGKGALKNHQVLIQAARARGIPVLADPKGKDFSIYRGASLITPNLSEFETIVGGCADEHELVSKGAQLMHDLDLGALLVTRGEHGMTLLRPDHPALHLPARAREVFDVTGAGDTVISTLAAAIAAGEELPHAVALANLAAGIVVGKLGTAAISAPELRRAIQREEGSERGVLGLEQLLLAVDDARAHNEKIVFTNGCFDILHAGHVTYLEQARAQGDRLIVAVNDDASVSRLKGPGRPINSVDRRMAVLAGLGAVDWVISFAEGTPENLLREVKPDVLVKGGDYGIDQVVGADIVTAYGGTVKVLGLVENSSTTAIVEKIRNH, from the coding sequence ATGAAGTTATCCATGCCACGATTCGATCAGGCCCCTGTCCTGGTGGTCGGTGATGTCATGCTCGACCGTTACTGGCATGGTGGTACCTCACGGATTTCCCCTGAGGCGCCGGTACCGGTAGTCAAGGTCGAGCAAATCGAGGACCGCCCGGGCGGTGCCGCCAACGTTGCCCTGAACATTGCCGCGCTCGGTGCGCCGGCCTCGCTGGTCGGCGTGACCGGCGACGACGAAGCGGCCGACAGCCTGGTCAATAGCCTAAAGGGCGCTGGCGTGCGGGCGTTGTTCCAGCGCATTGCGCACCAGCCGACCATCGTCAAGCTGCGGGTGATGAGCCGCCACCAGCAATTGCTGCGTATCGACTTCGAAGAACCTTTCTCCACCGACGCCCTGGCGCTGGGCGAGCAAGTCGACGAATTGCTCGAAGGCATCAAGGTGTTGGTGCTGTCCGACTACGGCAAAGGCGCGCTGAAAAACCATCAGGTACTGATCCAGGCCGCCCGTGCCCGTGGCATTCCGGTGCTGGCCGATCCCAAGGGCAAGGATTTCTCGATCTACCGTGGCGCGAGCTTGATCACCCCCAACCTCAGCGAGTTTGAAACCATCGTCGGCGGTTGCGCCGATGAGCACGAACTGGTGAGCAAGGGCGCGCAACTGATGCACGACCTGGATCTCGGCGCCTTGCTGGTGACCCGTGGCGAGCATGGCATGACCTTGCTGCGACCGGATCACCCGGCGCTGCACCTGCCGGCCCGTGCCCGCGAAGTGTTCGACGTGACCGGTGCCGGTGATACGGTGATTTCTACCCTGGCTGCGGCAATTGCCGCTGGCGAAGAACTGCCCCACGCGGTGGCCCTGGCCAACCTGGCGGCGGGCATCGTGGTCGGCAAGCTCGGTACGGCGGCAATCAGCGCGCCGGAGCTGCGTCGCGCGATTCAGCGTGAAGAAGGTTCCGAGCGTGGTGTGTTGGGGCTGGAGCAGCTGTTGCTGGCGGTCGACGACGCACGTGCGCACAACGAGAAGATTGTATTCACCAACGGCTGTTTCGACATCCTGCATGCCGGCCATGTGACCTACCTCGAACAGGCGCGTGCCCAAGGCGATCGACTGATCGTGGCGGTCAATGACGATGCATCGGTGAGCCGCTTGAAAGGGCCGGGTCGTCCGATCAACAGCGTCGACCGTCGCATGGCGGTACTGGCCGGTCTGGGCGCCGTGGACTGGGTGATTAGTTTCGCTGAAGGCACCCCGGAAAACCTGCTGCGCGAGGTCAAGCCGGATGTGTTGGTCAAGGGCGGCGATTACGGGATCGACCAGGTGGTTGGCGCGGACATCGTCACTGCTTACGGCGGGACCGTGAAAGTGCTGGGGCTGGTGGAAAACAGCTCGACCACGGCGATTGTCGAGAAGATCCGCAATCACTGA
- the msbA gene encoding lipid A export permease/ATP-binding protein MsbA, with the protein MANSDQQSSMKIYLRLLKYVLPYWGAFAISIIGFVLFASSQPMLADMLKHFLDALQKPDDTKFLGVSLVLGVPLLIVLIAVYQGIGSFLGNYYLAKVARGVVHDLRCALFDNLLTLPNRYFDNHNSGHLISRITYNVTMVTGAATDAIKVVIREGLTVVFLFGYLLYSNWKMTLVLLAILPVIAILVSSASKKFRKQSKKIQVAMGDVTHVASETIQGYRVVRSFGGETYEIDRFHKASADNMNRSLGMTRTQSIYTPMLQLVIYIGMAVLMYLVLYLRGDASAGELVAYITAAGLLPKPIRQLSEVSATIQKGLAGAESIFEQLDEEPEVDTGTKEMVRVSGRLEVRNLSFQYPGTEKLVLNDISFTAEEGQMVALVGRSGSGKSTLANLIPRFYHHDKGQILLDGMDVEEYKLTNLRRHIALVTQQVTLFNDSVTNNIAYGDLAGAPFEDVRKAAEDAYAAEFIEQMPQGYDTLVGENGVLLSGGQRQRLAIARALLKNAPLLILDEATSALDTESERHIQAALEQVMKGRTTLVIAHRLSTIEKADLILLMDQGRIVERGTHAELLALNGLYARLHEKDFVESTDEAMTESHV; encoded by the coding sequence ATGGCCAATTCCGACCAGCAATCAAGCATGAAGATTTACCTGCGGTTGCTGAAATACGTGCTCCCGTACTGGGGCGCTTTCGCCATCAGTATTATCGGCTTCGTGCTATTCGCATCCAGCCAGCCGATGCTGGCGGACATGCTCAAGCATTTTCTCGACGCCTTGCAGAAACCCGATGACACCAAGTTTCTGGGGGTCTCGCTGGTACTCGGCGTACCGTTGTTGATTGTGCTGATTGCCGTCTACCAGGGCATCGGCTCATTTCTGGGTAACTATTACCTGGCCAAGGTTGCCCGTGGTGTGGTCCACGACCTGCGTTGTGCCTTGTTCGACAACCTGTTGACCTTGCCTAACCGCTACTTCGACAACCATAACTCCGGTCACCTGATTTCCCGTATCACCTATAACGTGACAATGGTCACCGGTGCTGCCACTGATGCGATCAAAGTAGTGATCCGTGAAGGCCTGACGGTGGTGTTCCTGTTCGGTTACCTGCTGTACAGCAACTGGAAAATGACCTTGGTATTGCTGGCGATCCTGCCGGTCATCGCGATTCTGGTGAGTAGCGCCAGCAAAAAATTTCGCAAGCAAAGCAAGAAAATCCAGGTGGCGATGGGCGATGTGACCCATGTGGCTTCGGAGACTATCCAGGGCTATCGCGTGGTTCGTAGCTTTGGCGGTGAGACTTACGAAATCGATCGGTTCCACAAGGCCAGTGCCGACAACATGAACCGCAGCCTGGGCATGACCCGCACCCAGTCGATCTACACCCCGATGCTGCAACTGGTGATTTACATCGGCATGGCGGTGTTGATGTATCTGGTGCTTTACCTTCGCGGCGATGCCTCTGCTGGCGAACTGGTTGCCTACATTACCGCCGCCGGTTTGTTACCCAAGCCGATTCGTCAGTTGTCGGAAGTCAGCGCCACGATCCAGAAAGGGCTGGCCGGTGCGGAGAGCATCTTCGAGCAGCTCGACGAAGAACCGGAAGTCGATACGGGCACCAAGGAAATGGTGCGCGTCAGCGGTCGCCTGGAAGTGCGTAACCTGAGCTTCCAGTACCCGGGCACCGAGAAACTTGTGCTCAACGATATTTCCTTTACCGCCGAAGAGGGCCAGATGGTCGCTCTGGTGGGGCGTTCAGGCAGCGGCAAGTCGACCTTGGCCAACCTGATTCCGCGTTTCTATCACCACGACAAGGGCCAGATCCTGCTCGACGGAATGGATGTCGAGGAATACAAGCTGACCAACCTGCGTCGTCACATTGCCCTGGTGACCCAGCAGGTCACCCTGTTCAACGACAGCGTCACCAACAACATCGCCTACGGCGACCTCGCCGGCGCACCGTTCGAAGACGTGCGCAAGGCTGCCGAAGATGCCTACGCCGCCGAGTTCATCGAGCAAATGCCTCAAGGCTACGACACCCTGGTGGGCGAAAATGGCGTGCTGCTTTCCGGTGGTCAGCGCCAGCGTCTGGCGATTGCCCGGGCACTGCTCAAGAATGCGCCATTGCTGATCCTCGATGAGGCTACCTCGGCCCTCGACACCGAGTCCGAGCGTCACATCCAGGCAGCACTGGAACAAGTGATGAAGGGCCGTACCACGCTGGTGATCGCTCACCGCTTGTCGACCATTGAGAAGGCTGACCTGATCCTGTTGATGGACCAGGGCCGTATCGTCGAACGCGGCACCCACGCCGAGTTGTTGGCGTTGAACGGTCTCTACGCACGCCTGCACGAGAAGGATTTCGTCGAAAGCACCGACGAGGCGATGACGGAGTCCCACGTTTGA
- a CDS encoding capsular polysaccharide export protein, LipB/KpsS family, with product MTTMLFISLAKHQGLYFNRLLNETELQGKVVPPPQMPWPRLLQTSRVLSRIDWPSLIEEKCEERRVKKKNDGRLYRLLLRLELIWMALRAQALLDRERPDVLVFWNGSHRYCRLLKALAPPGCKTFFFENGLLPDTTTVDPQGVNYLNAVPRDAGFYLNYPYPVPENQAVPVLIPRQPRTSGPAPIVLPEQFVFIPFQDDRDSQVRLFSPWIKNMREMFALGERLAKETGLTVVFKEHPSSRETYPELHERTHERLLFANGNATQQLIESSQFVVTLNSTVGLESLLLGKPVLTLGQAFFNIEGLVMHADNAEQVVELARAFPQWPLDERLRRNFLHYLSEHYCIKGGWKNADKAQLQRVANRMLGKAEC from the coding sequence ATGACGACAATGCTGTTCATTTCATTGGCCAAACATCAAGGCCTCTATTTCAATCGGTTACTCAATGAGACCGAGCTGCAAGGTAAAGTCGTTCCCCCTCCACAGATGCCTTGGCCAAGGTTGTTGCAGACTTCCAGAGTGCTTTCGCGAATCGACTGGCCGAGCCTGATCGAAGAAAAATGCGAGGAGCGGCGCGTCAAGAAAAAAAACGATGGTCGCTTGTATCGTCTGTTGTTACGTCTTGAGCTGATTTGGATGGCGCTGCGTGCCCAGGCCTTGCTTGATCGCGAGCGCCCCGATGTGCTGGTGTTCTGGAATGGTTCCCACCGCTACTGCCGGTTGCTGAAGGCCTTGGCGCCGCCGGGTTGTAAGACTTTCTTCTTCGAGAACGGCTTGTTGCCCGACACCACAACCGTTGATCCGCAGGGCGTGAACTACCTGAACGCCGTTCCGCGTGATGCCGGTTTTTACCTCAACTATCCCTATCCCGTGCCTGAAAATCAGGCAGTGCCCGTGCTGATTCCACGCCAGCCTCGTACCAGTGGCCCGGCACCGATTGTGCTGCCGGAGCAGTTCGTCTTTATTCCGTTCCAGGACGACCGCGATAGTCAGGTTCGGCTGTTTTCTCCCTGGATCAAGAACATGCGCGAGATGTTCGCATTGGGCGAGCGCTTGGCCAAAGAGACTGGATTGACAGTGGTGTTCAAGGAGCATCCATCCAGTCGCGAAACGTATCCTGAGTTGCATGAGCGTACTCACGAACGTCTGTTGTTCGCCAACGGCAACGCCACTCAGCAGTTGATCGAGTCCAGTCAGTTTGTGGTCACGCTGAACTCGACGGTTGGCCTGGAAAGCCTGCTTTTGGGTAAGCCCGTGCTCACCCTGGGTCAGGCGTTTTTCAATATCGAAGGGCTAGTAATGCATGCCGATAACGCCGAGCAGGTGGTGGAACTGGCGCGCGCATTCCCGCAATGGCCACTCGATGAGCGGTTGAGGCGTAACTTTCTCCATTACCTCTCTGAACACTACTGTATCAAGGGTGGCTGGAAGAACGCCGACAAGGCCCAGTTGCAGCGGGTCGCCAATCGAATGTTGGGTAAAGCCGAATGCTGA